The Scomber japonicus isolate fScoJap1 chromosome 9, fScoJap1.pri, whole genome shotgun sequence genome includes a region encoding these proteins:
- the LOC128364976 gene encoding 2-oxoglutarate and iron-dependent oxygenase domain-containing protein 2-like produces MCEAPRVYRFPVFEKSFCDELVEELEHFEQSSAPKGRPNTMNHYGILLNELGFDEGFITPLREQYLHPLTSLLYPDCGGRCLDSHKAFVVKYDMNEDLNLSYHYDNAEVTLNVSLGKDFTEGNLYFGDMRQSP; encoded by the exons ATGTGTGAAG CTCCGAGGGTGTATCGCTTCCCCGTGTTTGAGAAAAGCTTCTGTGatgagctggtggaggagctggagcaCTTTGAGCAGTCTTCAGCCCCTAAAGGAAGACCCAACACCATGAACCACTACGGG ATACTCCTGAATGAACTGGGCTTTGACGAGGGCTTCATCACGCCTCTTCGTGAGCAGTACCTGCATCCGCTCACCTCCCTGCTCTACCCGGACTGTGGGGGGCGCTGTCTGGATAGCCACAAGGCCTTTGTGgttaaatatgatatgaatgaaGACCTGAACCTGAGCTACCACTATGACAACGCAGAGGTCACCCTCAATGTTTCACTGGGCAAGGACTTCACTGAAGGCAACCTTTACTTTGGTGATATGAGACAG AGTCCATGA